The Lichenihabitans psoromatis genome contains a region encoding:
- a CDS encoding DHA2 family efflux MFS transporter permease subunit, translating to MASAASGSGSFAIVANRGAITASIILAVIMQALDTTIANVALPYIQGSVSASADQINWVLTSYITAAAIMTPPSGYFASRFGRKRVLLVAIAGFVVASVLCGIAQSLLQIVGFRLLQGFFGAALVPLSQSILLDIYSPEERGSAMAVFGVSIMVGPVLGPVIGGWLTDHISWRWVFYINVGIGAIAFAGVSAFVTETKLDLAGKLDWLGFGTLSVTIAALQIFLDRGEQLDWFSSGEIIIEALICACAFYLFLVHTFTAKGNSFVKPRLFLDRNFALGMIFIFIVGVTYLASMALMTPYLQSLMGYPIVTAGLVMGPRGMGTMVCMFAVGKLIGKVETRWLLLIGLGLTAWAMWDMTGWTPDVSQGRIVVTGFIQGAGLGFLFVPLSVVTFATLPASSRGDATGLYNLSRNIGSSVGISVVSALLTENIQVNHADIASYVTAFNPMFRLPAVLQTLSPFTAAGRAALDSVITEQATTIGYMDDFKLMMIMALAAMPLVFLLKKAAQPAAIDHSAVME from the coding sequence ATGGCTAGCGCGGCGAGCGGCAGCGGTTCGTTCGCGATCGTCGCCAATCGCGGCGCCATCACGGCCTCGATCATCCTGGCCGTGATCATGCAGGCGCTCGACACGACGATCGCCAACGTGGCCCTGCCCTACATTCAAGGCAGCGTCTCGGCGAGCGCCGACCAGATCAACTGGGTGCTCACCTCCTACATCACCGCCGCCGCCATCATGACGCCGCCGTCTGGCTATTTCGCCTCGCGGTTCGGTCGCAAGCGCGTCTTGCTGGTCGCGATCGCCGGCTTCGTGGTCGCCTCGGTGCTTTGCGGCATCGCTCAGTCGCTGCTGCAGATCGTCGGCTTTCGCTTGCTGCAGGGCTTCTTCGGCGCGGCCTTGGTGCCGCTGTCGCAATCGATCCTGCTCGATATCTACTCCCCCGAGGAGCGCGGCTCCGCCATGGCGGTCTTCGGCGTGTCGATCATGGTCGGGCCGGTGCTCGGCCCGGTGATCGGCGGCTGGCTGACCGATCACATCAGCTGGCGATGGGTGTTCTACATCAACGTCGGAATCGGCGCGATCGCGTTCGCGGGCGTCAGCGCCTTCGTGACCGAAACCAAGCTGGATCTCGCCGGCAAGCTCGATTGGCTCGGATTCGGGACCCTCAGCGTGACGATCGCGGCCTTGCAGATCTTCCTCGATCGTGGCGAGCAGCTCGATTGGTTCTCGTCCGGCGAGATCATCATCGAAGCGCTGATCTGCGCCTGCGCGTTCTATCTTTTCCTGGTCCATACGTTCACGGCCAAAGGCAACAGCTTCGTCAAGCCGAGGCTGTTCCTCGATCGCAATTTCGCGCTCGGCATGATCTTTATCTTCATCGTCGGCGTGACCTATCTAGCCTCGATGGCGCTCATGACGCCCTACCTGCAAAGCCTGATGGGCTACCCGATCGTGACGGCCGGCCTCGTCATGGGGCCGCGCGGCATGGGAACGATGGTATGTATGTTTGCGGTCGGCAAGCTCATCGGCAAGGTCGAGACGCGCTGGCTGCTGCTGATCGGCCTGGGCCTGACGGCCTGGGCCATGTGGGACATGACCGGCTGGACCCCCGATGTGTCGCAGGGAAGGATCGTGGTCACGGGCTTCATACAGGGTGCCGGCCTTGGCTTTCTCTTCGTGCCATTGTCGGTCGTGACCTTCGCGACCCTCCCGGCCTCGAGCCGTGGCGATGCGACGGGCCTTTACAATCTGTCGCGCAACATCGGCTCGAGCGTCGGGATTTCAGTGGTATCGGCGCTGCTGACCGAAAACATCCAGGTCAACCACGCCGACATCGCCAGCTACGTCACCGCCTTCAATCCAATGTTCCGGTTGCCGGCCGTGCTACAGACGCTCAGCCCGTTCACGGCGGCGGGACGTGCGGCGCTCGATAGCGTCATCACCGAACAAGCCACGACGATCGGCTACATGGACGATTTCAAGCTCATGATGATCATGGCGCTGGCCGCGATGCCGCTGGTGTTTCTGCTCAAAAAGGCAGCGCAGCCGGCGGCGATCGACCACAGTGCCGTGATGGAATAA
- a CDS encoding aminopeptidase P family protein: MSKAQFQSFDETADPTQGGPRVALLRAALARHGVDGFIVPRADEHQNEYVPACAERLAWLTGFTGSAGTAIVLRDSAAIFVDGRYTIQVVDQVDGTVLAPQSLIDNPPETWLSTHLKKGDRLGYDPWLHTPAQVERLDKAVTGAGATLVALDRNPIDAVWADRPAPRFGQIALYRDALAGRDVSGKFADIRGAMKDAAALLVSDPHAMAWTFNIRGDDVGHTPLPLGFALLPREGRPTLYLDGRKLSNSVRDALEALADIVEPRRLTGDLAALGAGGGVVMFDAATAPQKLKSAVTDAGGRADVVADPIALMKAAKTQAERQGSRDAHRRDAAAVVRFLAWFDREAPKGGLTEIDAVEALESFRRDTGLLKDVSFPTIAGFGPHAAIPHYRVTTASNRSIGQGIFLIDSGAQYEDGTTDITRTVVVGDASAEMRDRFTRVLKGHIAIARSVFPQGVSGAQLDSFARQFLWQAGLDFDHGTGHGVGAYLSVHEGPQRIAKTGTVALVEGMILSNEPGYYKAGHWGIRIENLLLVESREISGAERPMLGFETLTFAPIDLKLVEAGLLTMEERTWLDAYHETVRAIVSPLVEPDVRSWLEHATRPLAEA; this comes from the coding sequence ATGTCCAAAGCTCAGTTCCAATCCTTTGACGAAACCGCCGATCCGACACAAGGCGGCCCGCGCGTTGCCTTGCTCCGCGCCGCCTTGGCGCGCCATGGCGTCGACGGCTTTATCGTGCCGCGCGCCGACGAACATCAGAACGAATATGTACCCGCTTGCGCCGAGCGTCTGGCGTGGCTCACCGGGTTTACCGGCTCGGCCGGGACCGCGATCGTGTTGCGCGATAGTGCCGCGATCTTCGTCGACGGACGCTACACGATCCAGGTCGTCGATCAGGTCGATGGAACGGTGTTGGCGCCGCAGTCGCTGATCGACAACCCGCCGGAGACATGGCTGTCGACCCATCTCAAAAAAGGGGACCGGCTCGGCTACGATCCATGGCTCCACACGCCGGCTCAGGTCGAGCGGCTCGACAAGGCGGTGACGGGAGCCGGTGCGACCCTCGTGGCGTTGGACCGTAATCCGATCGATGCCGTCTGGGCGGATCGCCCCGCGCCGCGTTTCGGTCAGATCGCGCTGTATCGCGATGCGTTGGCCGGACGGGACGTCTCGGGCAAGTTCGCCGACATTCGTGGCGCGATGAAAGACGCCGCTGCGCTCTTGGTCAGCGATCCGCATGCAATGGCCTGGACCTTCAACATCAGAGGCGATGACGTCGGGCATACGCCGCTGCCGCTTGGGTTTGCGCTGCTGCCGCGTGAGGGACGCCCGACCCTCTATCTCGATGGGCGAAAGCTTTCCAACAGCGTCCGCGATGCCTTGGAGGCTCTGGCCGACATCGTCGAGCCGAGGCGCCTGACGGGTGATCTCGCGGCGCTCGGTGCCGGCGGCGGTGTCGTGATGTTCGACGCCGCGACGGCGCCGCAAAAGTTGAAGTCGGCCGTCACCGACGCGGGCGGTCGCGCCGATGTGGTGGCGGATCCGATTGCCTTGATGAAGGCGGCGAAGACACAGGCGGAGCGGCAGGGATCGCGCGACGCGCATCGCCGCGATGCCGCAGCCGTCGTCCGCTTTCTAGCCTGGTTCGATCGCGAGGCGCCAAAGGGCGGCTTGACCGAGATTGACGCGGTCGAGGCGCTGGAGAGCTTCCGGCGTGATACGGGGCTTCTCAAGGATGTGTCGTTTCCGACGATCGCCGGCTTCGGCCCACATGCCGCCATTCCGCATTATCGCGTCACGACGGCGTCGAACCGATCGATCGGGCAGGGCATCTTTCTGATCGACAGCGGCGCGCAATATGAAGACGGCACGACCGACATTACCCGCACCGTGGTGGTGGGGGATGCCTCTGCGGAGATGCGCGATCGGTTCACCCGCGTGCTCAAAGGGCATATCGCGATCGCCCGATCGGTGTTCCCGCAAGGCGTATCGGGCGCCCAACTCGACAGTTTCGCCCGGCAGTTCCTATGGCAGGCCGGGCTCGACTTCGACCATGGCACGGGCCACGGCGTCGGCGCCTATCTGTCGGTGCATGAAGGACCGCAGCGCATCGCCAAAACCGGCACGGTCGCACTGGTCGAGGGTATGATCCTGTCCAACGAACCCGGCTATTACAAAGCGGGCCATTGGGGCATTCGGATCGAAAACCTGCTGTTGGTCGAATCGCGGGAGATCTCAGGGGCGGAGCGTCCGATGCTCGGGTTCGAGACGCTGACGTTTGCGCCGATCGACCTCAAGCTCGTCGAGGCGGGCCTGCTCACGATGGAGGAGCGAACCTGGCTCGACGCCTATCACGAGACCGTACGGGCGATCGTGTCGCCGCTGGTCGAGCCGGATGTTAGATCCTGGCTGGAGCACGCGACCCGGCCGCTCGCGGAAGCTTGA
- the gloA2 gene encoding SMU1112c/YaeR family gloxylase I-like metalloprotein, with product MLNAIHHVALIASDYERSKRFYSETLGLPIIREVWREARRSWKCDLQVGSSQIELFSFPEAPPRPSWPEACGLRHLAFEVDRLDPIIQRLDDAGVTVEPVRIDEHTGRRFTFFADPDGLPLELYER from the coding sequence ATGCTCAACGCAATCCACCACGTTGCCCTGATCGCCTCCGACTATGAACGATCCAAGCGATTTTACAGCGAGACCCTGGGACTGCCGATCATCCGCGAGGTGTGGCGGGAGGCGCGCCGCTCGTGGAAATGCGATCTCCAGGTCGGCTCGTCACAGATCGAGTTATTCTCGTTTCCAGAAGCCCCGCCCCGGCCCTCATGGCCGGAAGCCTGCGGGCTGCGGCACCTCGCTTTTGAGGTTGACCGGCTCGACCCGATCATTCAGCGGCTCGACGATGCCGGCGTCACCGTCGAACCGGTTCGGATCGACGAGCACACGGGTCGGCGTTTCACCTTCTTCGCCGACCCGGATGGGCTGCCGCTCGAACTCTACGAACGGTGA
- a CDS encoding putative quinol monooxygenase — protein sequence MTKFALYVPLKAKPGKEDEVAEFLRSALPLVNAEPGTRSWFAIKEGPSSFAIFDTFDDEAGRDAHLNGKVAAALMEKAAAGDLFAEPPQIHKMEILADKLPG from the coding sequence ATGACCAAATTTGCACTTTATGTTCCGCTGAAAGCCAAGCCCGGGAAGGAAGACGAAGTCGCGGAATTTCTCCGCTCCGCTCTTCCTTTGGTCAATGCGGAGCCCGGCACCCGATCCTGGTTCGCCATTAAGGAGGGTCCGTCCTCCTTCGCGATCTTCGACACGTTCGACGATGAAGCCGGTCGCGACGCTCATCTCAATGGCAAAGTCGCTGCCGCTTTGATGGAAAAGGCTGCGGCCGGTGATCTCTTCGCCGAACCGCCGCAGATCCACAAGATGGAAATCCTCGCCGACAAGCTTCCGGGCTGA
- the rpmB gene encoding 50S ribosomal protein L28: MARRCELTGKAVQSGNLVSHSNHKTRTRFLPNLCNVTLISEALERSVRLRVAAASLRSVEHRGGLDAFLIKADDSDLSQNARVLKREIKKRTAASAATASASEAA; the protein is encoded by the coding sequence ATGGCCCGCCGTTGTGAACTGACCGGCAAAGCCGTCCAAAGCGGCAATCTCGTCAGCCACTCCAATCACAAGACGCGCACCCGGTTCCTCCCGAACCTGTGCAATGTCACGCTCATCTCGGAAGCTCTCGAGCGTTCGGTTCGCCTCCGTGTCGCGGCAGCTTCGCTGCGGAGCGTCGAGCATCGGGGCGGCCTCGATGCCTTTCTGATCAAGGCGGATGACAGCGATCTGTCGCAAAACGCCCGTGTGTTGAAGCGCGAAATCAAGAAGCGGACCGCCGCTTCCGCAGCGACCGCGTCGGCATCCGAAGCCGCTTGA
- a CDS encoding FGGY-family carbohydrate kinase encodes MAWIADPNAVKLPVLTEGGMVYFMGVDIGTFESKGVLTTADGRIVARAMQPHKMIVPQPGWAEHRAEEDWWGDFTVIARKLLAESGVDPSDVKAVAASAIGPCMLPLDEAGQPLCNGVLYGVDTRAADEIEQLTTAIGRDTLLARCGNALTSQSVGPKILWLKNKRPDLYARARMFLSATPYITYRLTGDYVMDHFTAAGFTPLYDAAANAWSSDFADGIVDLAYLPRLIWSSDIAGTVTEQAARETGLAVGTPVLCGTIDAAAEAVSVGVTGPGDMMLMYGSTIFVILVTAKPVRDSRLWYAPWLFEGLEASQAGLATSGTLTRWFADQFAREIDPAEVMQTMAREGATSPPGAKGLVVLPYFSGERTPIHDTKAKGCIFGLDLTHTRADVYRAMIEGIGFAVRHITETYADVGQPPERVIAVGGGTNNAVWLKAVSDASGHAQILREVTTGASLGDAFLAAVATGYAVLGDIERWNATVRVEQPDESTQRIYDRRFPIYKALYQQTKDLMAALSDMRDA; translated from the coding sequence GTGGCTTGGATCGCCGACCCGAACGCCGTAAAGCTGCCGGTGCTGACGGAGGGCGGAATGGTTTATTTCATGGGTGTCGACATCGGCACGTTCGAGTCGAAAGGCGTCCTCACCACGGCGGATGGCCGCATCGTCGCGCGCGCCATGCAGCCACACAAGATGATCGTGCCGCAGCCGGGCTGGGCCGAACATCGGGCCGAAGAGGATTGGTGGGGGGATTTCACCGTCATCGCGCGCAAGCTGCTGGCCGAGAGCGGCGTCGATCCTTCGGACGTCAAGGCGGTGGCCGCAAGCGCCATCGGGCCGTGCATGCTGCCGCTCGACGAGGCGGGACAGCCCTTGTGCAACGGCGTGCTCTACGGCGTCGATACTCGCGCGGCCGACGAGATCGAACAGCTCACCACGGCGATCGGACGCGACACCCTGCTGGCTCGCTGCGGCAACGCGCTGACGAGCCAGTCTGTCGGCCCGAAGATCCTGTGGCTGAAGAACAAGCGGCCGGATCTTTACGCCAGGGCCCGGATGTTTCTCAGCGCGACGCCCTACATCACGTATCGCCTGACCGGCGACTATGTGATGGACCATTTTACGGCGGCGGGGTTCACGCCGCTCTATGATGCCGCCGCAAATGCCTGGAGCTCGGACTTCGCCGACGGCATCGTCGACCTCGCTTACCTGCCACGCCTGATCTGGAGCAGCGACATCGCCGGTACGGTCACCGAGCAGGCCGCACGCGAAACCGGCCTCGCGGTGGGGACGCCGGTTCTGTGTGGCACCATCGATGCGGCAGCCGAAGCCGTGAGCGTCGGGGTCACCGGCCCCGGCGACATGATGCTGATGTATGGCTCGACCATCTTTGTTATTTTGGTGACGGCCAAGCCGGTGCGCGACTCGCGTCTGTGGTACGCGCCCTGGTTGTTTGAAGGGCTCGAGGCGAGCCAGGCCGGGTTGGCAACGAGCGGCACCCTGACCCGGTGGTTTGCCGACCAGTTCGCCCGTGAGATCGATCCCGCCGAGGTGATGCAAACTATGGCGCGGGAGGGCGCGACGTCCCCGCCCGGGGCGAAGGGGCTGGTCGTCCTGCCATATTTCTCCGGTGAGCGAACGCCCATCCACGACACCAAGGCAAAGGGCTGCATTTTCGGCCTCGATCTCACCCATACGCGAGCGGATGTCTATCGCGCCATGATCGAGGGAATCGGATTTGCGGTCCGTCACATCACCGAGACCTATGCCGACGTCGGCCAGCCGCCGGAGCGCGTCATCGCGGTCGGGGGCGGCACCAACAATGCGGTGTGGTTGAAGGCGGTGTCCGATGCGAGCGGCCATGCCCAAATTCTTCGTGAGGTGACGACGGGCGCGAGCCTCGGGGATGCGTTCCTGGCCGCTGTCGCCACGGGCTATGCGGTGCTGGGCGACATCGAACGATGGAACGCAACTGTGCGGGTCGAACAGCCGGATGAAAGCACGCAGAGGATCTATGATCGGCGCTTCCCGATCTACAAGGCCCTCTACCAGCAGACGAAGGACCTCATGGCCGCCTTATCCGACATGCGGGACGCTTAA
- the leuB gene encoding 3-isopropylmalate dehydrogenase: protein MATHSLLLLPGDGIGPEVMAEVEKVAAWFGQVGIAHFEIEKGLVGGCAYDQHGQAISDSDMALAKAADAVLLAAVGGPAWDGVPYEVRPEAGLLRLRKDLQLFANLRPAICYPALADASSLKHEIVEGLDIMIVRELTGGVYFGEPKQIIDLGNGQKRGIDTQVYDTYEIERIGRVAFDLARKRGGRVTSSDKRNVMKSGVLWHDTMKALHAREFSDLTLDHMLADALGMQLVRWPKQFDVIVTDNLFGDMLSDVASMLTGSLGMLPSASLGDLDPKTGKRHALYEPVHGSAPDIAGKGIANPIAMIASFGMALRYSFGLITEADLVDRAIAAVLDDGIRTADIKGKAQATVSTTEMGDAIVRKLNELSAR from the coding sequence ATGGCAACCCATAGTCTCCTGCTGCTTCCCGGCGATGGCATTGGCCCCGAGGTGATGGCCGAGGTCGAAAAGGTCGCGGCTTGGTTCGGGCAAGTTGGGATTGCGCATTTCGAGATCGAGAAGGGTCTGGTCGGCGGATGTGCCTACGATCAGCATGGTCAGGCCATCAGCGACAGCGACATGGCTTTAGCCAAAGCTGCCGATGCGGTGTTGCTGGCTGCCGTGGGCGGTCCCGCGTGGGATGGCGTCCCCTATGAGGTTCGCCCCGAGGCCGGCTTGCTGCGGCTTCGCAAAGATCTGCAACTCTTCGCCAATCTGCGGCCGGCAATTTGCTATCCGGCCCTGGCCGACGCGTCGTCGCTTAAACACGAGATCGTCGAGGGCCTCGACATCATGATCGTGCGGGAACTGACGGGCGGCGTCTATTTCGGCGAACCCAAACAGATCATCGACCTCGGAAACGGGCAAAAGCGCGGCATCGATACGCAGGTCTATGACACCTACGAGATCGAGCGGATCGGTCGGGTCGCCTTCGACCTGGCCCGCAAGCGTGGCGGTCGTGTCACCTCATCGGACAAGCGCAATGTGATGAAGTCGGGCGTGCTCTGGCACGACACGATGAAGGCGCTGCACGCTCGCGAATTTTCCGACTTGACGCTCGACCACATGCTGGCCGATGCGCTCGGCATGCAGTTGGTACGATGGCCGAAGCAGTTCGACGTGATCGTGACCGACAATCTCTTCGGGGACATGTTGTCGGATGTCGCTTCGATGCTGACCGGCTCGCTTGGCATGTTGCCGTCGGCTTCGTTGGGAGACCTCGACCCGAAGACCGGCAAGCGCCATGCGCTCTACGAACCGGTGCATGGCTCGGCTCCCGACATCGCCGGCAAAGGGATCGCAAACCCAATCGCGATGATCGCGTCGTTCGGGATGGCACTCCGCTACTCGTTCGGCCTCATCACAGAAGCCGATTTGGTCGATCGCGCCATTGCGGCCGTTCTCGACGACGGAATCCGCACCGCCGATATCAAGGGCAAGGCACAGGCGACGGTGTCGACCACCGAAATGGGGGACGCAATCGTCAGAAAGCTCAACGAGCTTTCGGCTCGATGA
- a CDS encoding NAD(P)H-quinone oxidoreductase gives MRLPTTMTAIAISEPGGPEALKPQTRPLPQPAPGDLVIKVLAAGVNRPDLMQRSGQYPPPPGASDLPGLEVAGEVVALGERSTRFRIGDRVCALTPGGGYAAYAATHEATTLPIPAGLSVEQAAALPETFFTVWVNVFMRSRLKQGETLLVHGGTSGIGTTAIMLGKAFGATVLTTVGSREKADFCLRLGADVAIDYTQQDFVEEVGRATNHKGADVILDMVGGDYIDRNYRAAAESGRIAQIAFQKGPKAEVDFTRLLMKRLVHSGSTLRPRTVAEKGEIARELEQKVWPLLAAGTVSPVIDRVFALADAAAAHRYLDGGTHMGKVVLDAKSLHD, from the coding sequence ATGCGGCTTCCCACCACCATGACGGCGATCGCGATCAGCGAACCCGGTGGTCCCGAGGCTCTCAAGCCGCAGACCCGCCCGCTGCCGCAGCCGGCGCCCGGCGATCTCGTCATCAAGGTCTTGGCCGCCGGGGTGAACCGCCCCGATCTCATGCAGCGGAGCGGGCAGTATCCGCCACCGCCCGGCGCATCGGATCTTCCGGGCCTCGAGGTGGCCGGCGAGGTCGTCGCGCTCGGCGAGCGCTCGACACGCTTCCGCATCGGGGATCGCGTCTGCGCCCTGACACCCGGCGGCGGCTATGCGGCCTATGCGGCCACCCATGAGGCGACGACGCTGCCGATTCCTGCCGGATTGTCTGTCGAGCAAGCCGCCGCCCTGCCGGAGACGTTTTTCACGGTCTGGGTCAACGTCTTCATGCGATCGCGCTTGAAGCAGGGTGAGACATTGCTGGTTCACGGTGGCACGTCCGGCATCGGCACGACGGCCATCATGCTTGGAAAGGCCTTCGGCGCCACGGTCCTCACGACGGTCGGATCGCGCGAGAAGGCGGATTTCTGTCTACGCCTCGGGGCCGATGTCGCGATCGACTACACGCAACAGGATTTCGTCGAGGAGGTCGGGCGCGCCACCAACCACAAGGGCGCCGACGTGATCCTCGACATGGTGGGCGGAGACTATATCGACAGGAACTATCGCGCGGCGGCCGAGAGTGGCCGCATTGCTCAAATCGCGTTCCAGAAAGGCCCGAAGGCCGAGGTCGATTTCACGCGGCTCCTGATGAAGCGTCTGGTCCATAGCGGCTCGACGCTCCGGCCTCGAACCGTCGCCGAAAAAGGCGAGATCGCGCGGGAACTCGAACAGAAGGTCTGGCCTCTGCTCGCGGCCGGAACTGTCAGCCCTGTGATCGACCGGGTCTTCGCCCTCGCCGACGCGGCAGCGGCGCACCGCTACCTCGATGGCGGGACGCATATGGGAAAGGTCGTGCTCGACGCCAAGTCCCTTCATGATTAA
- a CDS encoding DUF1465 family protein, with translation MSLSVNRVAEADNTISFVHILAGSARFTELFSEGMRLVEEAAAYLDGPGREEADLLSKPLSKAYSAESMRLTTRLMQVASWLLIRRAVSAGEMSPIVASTERIKVRVSAQAMVSSPAIFAQLPGNLQALTTRSLRLQTRILHLDRMVNGTADDADPQIARRGLDQQFDKLRLVYRSPA, from the coding sequence ATGTCATTGTCGGTCAATCGGGTCGCGGAAGCCGACAACACGATCTCATTCGTCCACATCCTGGCCGGATCCGCTCGCTTTACCGAACTGTTCAGCGAGGGCATGCGCCTCGTCGAAGAGGCGGCCGCCTATCTCGACGGACCGGGTCGGGAGGAGGCGGACCTTCTGTCCAAGCCGCTCTCCAAAGCCTATTCGGCTGAGAGCATGCGCCTGACTACACGGTTGATGCAGGTCGCGTCCTGGCTGCTGATTCGCCGCGCCGTCAGCGCGGGCGAGATGTCACCGATCGTCGCCTCGACCGAGCGGATTAAGGTCCGGGTCTCCGCCCAGGCGATGGTGTCATCGCCCGCCATCTTCGCGCAGCTACCCGGCAACCTCCAGGCGCTGACGACGCGATCGCTCCGCCTCCAAACCCGTATTCTCCATCTCGACCGGATGGTCAACGGCACAGCCGACGACGCCGATCCGCAGATTGCCCGACGGGGGTTGGACCAGCAGTTCGACAAGCTGCGCCTCGTCTACCGCTCGCCGGCCTGA
- the rpmE gene encoding 50S ribosomal protein L31, producing MKADTHPNYHFIKVVMTDGTEFSTRSTMGADGDTLNLDIDPNTHPAWTGGTQQLMDRGGRLSRFNSRFAGISFGKK from the coding sequence ATGAAGGCCGATACCCACCCGAACTACCATTTCATCAAAGTCGTCATGACCGATGGAACCGAATTCTCCACTCGCTCGACGATGGGCGCAGATGGCGACACGCTGAACCTCGACATCGACCCCAACACCCATCCGGCTTGGACCGGCGGCACGCAGCAGCTTATGGACCGCGGCGGCCGTCTCTCGCGGTTCAACTCGCGCTTCGCTGGCATTTCGTTCGGCAAGAAATAA
- a CDS encoding ABC transporter transmembrane domain-containing protein: MSKTEKRSRASAASLRSLVPLLPYAKRYKGRAALAVLALAAASAATLTVPEAVRRMIDFGFSSDKAGLINAYFLALLAVVGVLALASGSRYYLVMTLGERIVADLRTALFGHLSGLDAHFYDTAQTGELVSRLTADTTQLKATFGSSASVALRNVFLFVGAIIMMVISSPKLSALVLVAIPLIVLPLVFSGRTVSRRSRAAQDRLAEATAFASENLGAVRTMQAFGQEAATRSRFAGAVENSYDAARDATLARGLLTTVAIFLSFASVVGVLWLGAHDVMSGAMTAGLLSQFVLYAVFGAGALGELSQVWSEISAAAGAAGRIGELLAIAPTIKAPAAPSVLPQPVHGTVRFERVAFAYPTRAADAVVRDVDFSVAPGETVAIVGPSGAGKSTIFQLLMRFYDPTSGRILLDGVPIDSLDPKALRAQLSLVPQDPAIFSGTVMDNIRYGRAEATDAEVRAAAERAAAHGFITAMPQGYETLVGERGVTLSGGQRQRLAIARAILKDAPVLLLDEATSALDAENETLVQGALDDLMGTRTTIVIAHRLATVRKADRILVMDAGRIVEHGNHATLAAQNGLYARLARLQFDVQDEPHSAAAAAE, encoded by the coding sequence ATGTCCAAAACTGAAAAGCGGTCACGCGCGTCCGCCGCCTCGCTCCGTTCGCTCGTTCCTCTCCTGCCTTATGCCAAGCGATATAAAGGCCGCGCGGCTTTGGCGGTGCTGGCCCTGGCGGCTGCATCGGCCGCCACCCTGACGGTGCCAGAAGCGGTCCGTCGCATGATCGACTTCGGATTTTCTTCCGATAAAGCCGGGCTCATCAACGCCTATTTTCTGGCCCTGCTGGCCGTTGTCGGCGTGCTGGCCCTGGCGTCGGGCAGTCGCTACTACCTCGTCATGACGCTCGGCGAGCGCATCGTCGCCGATCTTCGTACCGCGCTGTTCGGCCATCTCAGCGGTCTCGACGCGCATTTCTACGATACCGCCCAGACCGGTGAGCTCGTCTCGCGCCTCACGGCCGATACGACGCAGCTGAAGGCGACCTTCGGGTCGTCGGCGTCGGTGGCGCTCCGAAACGTGTTCCTCTTCGTCGGCGCCATCATCATGATGGTGATCTCGAGCCCGAAGCTATCGGCGCTCGTGTTGGTGGCGATCCCCCTCATCGTTCTGCCGCTTGTGTTTTCAGGCCGGACGGTCAGCCGCCGCTCGCGTGCCGCGCAGGATCGTCTGGCCGAAGCCACTGCCTTCGCGTCGGAAAATCTCGGTGCGGTTCGGACCATGCAGGCCTTCGGCCAAGAGGCGGCGACCCGCTCGCGCTTCGCTGGCGCCGTGGAAAACAGCTATGACGCGGCCCGCGACGCGACCTTGGCGCGCGGACTGCTGACGACGGTCGCGATCTTTCTGTCGTTCGCCAGCGTCGTGGGTGTGCTGTGGCTTGGCGCGCATGACGTGATGAGCGGCGCCATGACGGCCGGCCTCCTGTCGCAATTCGTGCTCTATGCGGTGTTTGGAGCCGGCGCGCTCGGTGAACTCAGCCAGGTGTGGAGCGAAATCTCGGCAGCCGCCGGTGCGGCCGGCCGGATCGGCGAGTTGCTGGCCATCGCGCCCACCATCAAGGCCCCAGCCGCGCCTTCAGTGCTGCCGCAGCCCGTGCATGGGACTGTGCGGTTCGAAAGGGTCGCGTTCGCCTATCCGACCCGAGCCGCCGACGCGGTCGTGCGCGATGTCGATTTCAGCGTTGCACCCGGCGAGACTGTCGCGATCGTCGGCCCCTCGGGCGCCGGCAAGTCGACGATCTTTCAGCTGTTGATGCGGTTCTACGATCCCACGTCCGGGCGGATCCTGCTTGACGGCGTGCCGATCGACAGCCTCGACCCCAAGGCGCTGCGCGCGCAATTGTCCCTCGTGCCGCAGGATCCGGCGATCTTTTCGGGCACCGTCATGGATAATATCCGCTACGGCCGCGCCGAAGCGACCGACGCCGAGGTGCGCGCCGCCGCCGAACGGGCCGCCGCACATGGCTTCATCACGGCGATGCCGCAAGGCTACGAGACTCTGGTCGGCGAGCGCGGCGTCACCCTCTCGGGCGGCCAACGGCAGCGTCTCGCGATCGCACGCGCCATCCTCAAGGATGCACCCGTACTGCTCTTGGACGAGGCGACATCGGCGCTCGATGCCGAGAACGAGACGTTAGTGCAAGGCGCGCTCGATGATCTGATGGGAACCCGCACCACGATCGTGATCGCGCATCGGCTCGCGACGGTTCGCAAAGCCGATCGCATTCTGGTGATGGATGCGGGCCGCATCGTCGAACATGGAAATCACGCGACGCTGGCGGCACAAAATGGGCTTTATGCCCGGCTCGCGCGGCTGCAATTTGACGTTCAGGACGAACCGCATTCGGCGGCAGCAGCGGCGGAATGA